The following are from one region of the Amia ocellicauda isolate fAmiCal2 chromosome 1, fAmiCal2.hap1, whole genome shotgun sequence genome:
- the taf1b gene encoding TATA box-binding protein-associated factor RNA polymerase I subunit B isoform X2: MDDEHTKDYREPCEQCCMVDWGLTDEGKFFCRSCHNVIERTKEVDTEDVFTPSTRISSISRGLRKKKELERGRDWMVCEGFQVILKLQADALIAMGVRPEFKDEILWTFWRRYLQKSHQAYSNHLDRGVRSKIYTDSDSASESLHLSGLSGQSESETEDHLSTPRSPGSVVSVSVASVCSGSLDGGLYSIRKRREKTLMSMPMTLAFCYLSLLWLREPVTLAELLRLVAEGHIPYVNVYEVLPEEMKLFGQDAQLFRTETIPSYSVIKRDTNRIAVFLDLPCFPQITEDCLLHPNLLCIKYLMETNLPEELHTWVLRVIKHAGMGEVRFLTYDPLRRKGKLLNYDIQAAALIIVTLKLLFKLDDKLEWDLSNKADEENKKNKGHLTYAPPLSTRD; this comes from the exons ATGGATGATGAACATACT AAAGACTACCGGGAGCCCTGCGAGCAGTGCTGCATGGTGGACTGGGGCCTCACGGACGAGGGCAAGTTCTTCTGCAGGTCTTGCCACAATGTCATCGAG agaACCAAAGAGGTGGACACTGAAGATGTTTTCACTCCCAGCACTAGGATCTCCTCTATTTCCAGAGGTTTACGAAAAAAGAAGGAACTAG AGAGAGGCCGGGACTGGATGGTGTGCGAGGGATTTCAGGTTATTCTTAAACTGCAAGCTGACGCCCTCATTGCTATGGGGGTCCGCCCAGAGTTCAAA gACGAGATCCTGTGGACTTTCTGGCGTCGATATCTGCAGAAGAGTCATCAGGCCTACAGCAACCATTTGGATCGTGGTGTCAGATCAAAAAta TACACGGACTCGGACAGTGCGTCGGAGTCCCTGCACCTGAGCGGCTTGTCGGGACAGTCGGAGAGCGAGACCGAGGACCACTTATCCACACCCAGGTCCCCCGGCTCAG TGGTGTCCGTCAGTGTGGCctctgtgtgttcgggctcaTTGGACGGGGGGCTCTACAGCATCCGGAAGAGAAGGGAGAAGACGCTAATGAGCATGCCCATGACACTGGCCTTCTGCTACCTGTCGTTACTGTGGTTGCGGGAGCCAGTCACCTTGGCCGAACTCCTCAG GCTTGTGGCCGAGGGGCACATTCCCTATGTCAACGTGTACGAGGTCCTCCCGGAAGAAATGAAGCTGTTTGGTCAAGATGCACAGCTGTTTCGTACAGAG ACCATCCCCTCATATAGTGTCATAAAGCGAGACACGAACCGTATTGCAGTGTTCCTGGACCTGCCCTGCTTTCCACAGATCACAGAAGACTGTTTGCTACATCCCAATCTGCTTTGCATCAAATACCTCATGGAAACCAATTTACCAG AGGAACTGCACACCTGGGTCCTTAGGGTGATAAAGCATGCTGGCATGGGGGAGGTGCGCTTCCTGACCTATGACCCCCTGCGTAGAAAGGGAAAACTTCTGAACTATGACATCCAGGCTGCTGCCCTGATCATTGTCACTCTGAAACTGCTGTTCAAACTGGATGACAAACTGGAGTG